The proteins below are encoded in one region of Vicia villosa cultivar HV-30 ecotype Madison, WI unplaced genomic scaffold, Vvil1.0 ctg.001052F_1_1, whole genome shotgun sequence:
- the LOC131632931 gene encoding geraniol 8-hydroxylase-like: protein MNSEMYFATTIFLLFLSYIAITLFSRTKTHINLPPGPSLLTLLRSATELGKQKPQHLLAQYSKIYGPIMYLKLGQITTFVISSPEIAQEVLQTHDLFLSDRTIPQAVAVLDHQHFSLPFMPACDLWRDLKKICKNHLFASKTLDASYQLRCNKLQDFLCDIDRSSITGEAVDIGRAAFKTTLNFLSNTFFSRDFANSAGETDEYKDIIENLVRVIGTPNLVDFFPALGMFDPQGIKGTSATYLEKLLQIIDSYTTKRLKLREDENYIPNDDMLDMLLNISKENDQKMDNTKIKHLFLDLFVAGTDTTSYTIERAMAELVHNPHVMSKAKEELKQVIGIGNSIDESDITKLPYLQAVVKETLRLHPSAPLLLPRKARKDVKICGYTIPQGSQILVNEWAMGRNPSIWDNPNMFCPERFLGSEINFKGQYFQFTPFGGGRRMCPGMPLAIRMLHTMLGSLINSFDWKKENIHRDIDQPLRAIPIRVNKV, encoded by the exons ATGAACTCAGAAATGTATTTTGCAACCACAATATTCCTCCTCTTCTTATCATACATTGCTATAACACTATTTAGTAGAACCAAAACACATATCAACCTTCCACCAGGGCCTTCACTTCTTACCCTCTTGAGAAGTGCTACTGAATTAGGAAAACAAAAACCTCAACACTTGTTAGCCCAATATTCCAAAATATATGGCCCAATAATGTATTTGAAGTTAGGTCAAATAACAACCTTTGTGATTTCATCACCAGAAATTGCACAAGAAGTGCTTCAAACTCATGATCTCTTCCTCTCAGACCGAACTATTCCTCAAGCTGTAGCAGTTCTTGATCATCAGCATTTTAGCTTACCCTTTATGCCAGCTTGCGATCTTTGGAGAGACCTTAAGAAGATATGCAAAAACCATCTGTTTGCCAGCAAAACACTTGATGCTAGTTATCAACTTAGGTGTAACAAGCTTCAAGACTTTTTATGTGATATTGATAGAAGCAGTATAACGGGTGAAGCAGTAGATATTGGAAGAGCTGCTTTTAAGACTACATTGAATTTTTTGTCAAACACTTTCTTCTCTAGGGATTTTGCTAATTCTGCTGGTGAAACTGATGAGTATAAAGATATAATTGAAAATCTTGTGAGAGTCATAGGAACACCAAACTTGGTTGATTTTTTCCCCGCTTTAGGGATGTTTGATCCACAAGGTATTAAAGGAACATCAGCTACTTATCTTGAAAAATTGTTGCAAATTATTGATTCCTATACTACAAAAAGATTGAAGTTAAGAGAAGACGAAAATTACATCCCAAATGATGACATGTTAGACATGCTTCTTAATATCTCTAAAGAAAATGACCAAAAGATGGACAACACAAAGATTAAACATTTGTTTCTG GATTTATTTGTCGCGGGGACCGATACAACTTCCTACACGATAGAACGAGCCATGGCTGAACTAGTTCACAATCCACATGTAATGTCAAAAGCTAAAGAAGAGCTTAAACAAGTAATTGGTATAGGAAATTCAATTGACGAATCAGATATTACGAAACTCCCATATTTGCAAGCAGTAGTAAAAGAAACATTACGTTTGCATCCATCTGCTCCACTTTTACTACCAAGGAAAGCTAGGAAAGATGTAAAAATTTGTGGGTACACTATTCCACAAGGTTCACAGATTCTAGTTAATGAATGGGCCATGGGAAGAAATCCTAGCATTTGGGATAATCCAAATATGTTTTGTCCTGAAAGATTTCTTGGGTCAGAAATTAATTTCAAGGGCCAGTATTTTCAGTTCACACCATTTGGTGGCGGGAGAAGAATGTGTCCTGGCATGCCACTTGCTATACGAATGTTACATACGATGTTAGGATCATTGATTAATTCTTTTGACTGGAAAAAGGAAAATATCCATAGAGACATTGATCAACCATTGCGAGCTATTCCTATTAGAGTAAATAAAGTGTAG
- the LOC131632919 gene encoding probable inactive receptor kinase At5g58300 has protein sequence MDFANSAGETDEYKDIIENLVIVIGTPNLVEFFPALRMFDPQGVGFVILILGSESSVPIKHNSKKKLSKGAIIAISVGGVVLLFFVVLVIVLCCLNKKDNGSSRVVKAKGPSGGGRTEIVKEEFGSGVQESEKNKLVFFEGCSYNFDLEVLLRASAKVLGKGSYGTSYKAILEEATTVVVKRLKEVVVGKREFEQQTEIVGSIGNNLKVVPLHACYYSKDERLLVCDYFPNGNLSILLHGMHFCGRASLDLNMRVKITLGISRGIAHLHSVGGPKFTHGNVKSSNVLISQDNDGCISDFGLTPIMNVPATPSRTAGYRAPEVIETWKHTHKSDVYSFGVLLLEMLTGKAPQQSLVCDDMVDLPRWVQSVVREEWTAEVFDVELMRYQSEMNGHADGTNFMPHLLGEFQYIDIDDGTYMLIHKLLDILILMMALIRFALQMKKVKNRASKIKRTQL, from the exons ATGGATTTTGCTAATTCTGCTGGTGAAACTGATGAGTATAAAGATATAATTGAAAATCTTGTAATAGTCATTGGAACACCAAACTTGGTTGAGTTTTTTCCCGCTTTAAGGATGTTTGATCCACAAG GTGTTGGTTTTGTAATATTGATTTTAGGGAGTGAAAGTTCGGTACCTATAAAACATAACTCCAAAAAAAAACTTAGTAAAGGAGCTATCATTGCAATTTCTGTTGGTGGAGTTGTTCTGTTGTTTTTTGTAGTACTTGTCATTGTTCTttgttgtttaaataaaaaagataatgGAAGCTCGAGAGTTGTTAAAGCGAAGGGACCTAGTGGTGGTGGAAGGACAGAGATAGTGAAAGAAGAGTTTGGAAGTGGCGTGCAAGAATCTGAGAAAAACAAATTGGTTTTCTTTGAGGGTTGTTCTTATAATTTCGATCTCGAGGTTTTGTTGAGAGCTTCGGCcaaggttcttggaaagggaaGTTACGGAACCTCATATAAGGCTATATTGGAGGAAGCAACAACAGTTGTAGTGAAACGGTTGAAAGAAGTTGTAGTAGGAAAGAGGGAATTTGAACAGCAGACGGAGATTGTTGGAAGCATTGGAAATAACCTAAAGGTCGTTCCACTCCACGCTTGTTATTATTCGAAGGATGAGAGGCTTTTGGTTTGTGACTATTTCCCAAATGGAAATCTATCTATACTCTTGCATGGTATGCATTTCT GCGGACGAGCTAGCTTAGATTTGAACATGCGAGTAAAAATCACTCTCGGAATTTCTCGGGGAATTGCACATTTACATTCAGTTGGCGGTCCAAAATTCACACACGGAAATGTGAAATCCTCCAATGTCCTCATAAGCCAAGATAACGATGGCTGCATTTCAGATTTCGGCCTGACACCAATCATGAATGTTCCTGCGACCCCTTCCAGAACTGCAGGGTACCGTGCTCCCGAGGTAATCGAAACTTGGAAACACACTCATAAATCAGACGTGTACAGTTTCGGTGTCCTCCTTTTGGAAATGCTTACTGGTAAAGCGCCACAACAGTCTCTAGTATGCGATGACATGGTTGATCTGCCTAGGTGGGTTCAGTCTGTCGTTAGGGAGGAATGGACCGCCGAGGTTTTTGATGTGGAACTAATGAGGTAccaaa GTGAGATGAATGGACATGCTGATGGTACAAACTTTATGCCGCATTTACTCGGAGAATTTCA ATATATTGATATTGATGATGGCACTTATATGTTAATACATAAGTTGTTAGATATATTGATATTGATGATGGCACTTATACGTTTTGCACTGCAG ATGAAGAAAGTGAAAAACAGAGCTAGTAAAATAAAAAGAACACAGCTCTGA